The DNA region GTGCAACTGGCCCTCCATCTCTGACAAACATTGTGGATGGGTGTGGAGCCAAAGTCCGCTACATCAGGTCCCGCTTTTTGGATTCGAACTCTTCTTTGTCGATCTCTCCCCGCGCATACCGGCGGCGCAGGATTTCCAGCGCGGAATCCGACCCGGCTTCTCGTCCCTGGCTGAGCAACCAGCGAATCAAGAGGACGATGCCGACAATGACGAGGGCCCAGAAGAATACCATCATGAACATCATGCCGAGACCCCAGGCTCCCCACCACATCGGATGCATGCCCCACCCCCATTCATAAGAACGTTCCTGCGCAAACCCGATACCGGGGAGCCACCACGCCAACAGTCCCACTGCCGTCCAACCCCGATGCCCCATCTTGCAACCTCCTGTTCTGCGCGGCGCAGGTCCCTTTCTCCGCGCGTAGCGTCGTGCTGCTCCTCGTTCCTCGGCCGTCAGCCTGCACGAGATATCGTACTGACGTTGTGCATCCATGAGATGTACCACCCTGCGATCCACGCAAGAAGCCCGACATAGACTGCGCCCCAGACCATGGTCACTGGAGTGCCCCACGTAAGACCGGGGATTAATTCGAAAAGCGCGTGGTGCAGCTCTCTCGCTTTGGCGGACAGCAAAACACCGTAAAACAGG from Candidatus Zixiibacteriota bacterium includes:
- a CDS encoding SHOCT domain-containing protein, with the protein product MGHRGWTAVGLLAWWLPGIGFAQERSYEWGWGMHPMWWGAWGLGMMFMMVFFWALVIVGIVLLIRWLLSQGREAGSDSALEILRRRYARGEIDKEEFESKKRDLM